One Papaver somniferum cultivar HN1 unplaced genomic scaffold, ASM357369v1 unplaced-scaffold_4662, whole genome shotgun sequence genomic window, GGGACAACTAGGGTATCTTTGAGCTGAAGAATACGAGAAGAAAGGTTTATAAACTTGGTACCACTAGCCGTAACCGGAATGTTGTTTCCATTGCCAACTAGAATAGAAGGAACATTGCTAGAGTAGAAAACGTTATGTAgcgtatcttgatttgtagtgaGGTGCGATGTGCTACCAGTATCCATATAGGATGCATCGCCAGGTGGCTGAAGACCCATGGAACTATACGTCTCTGCAATATCGTATGGTTGGAGAAGTTTAGTGTTGGGAATGAGGAGAAATTGACCACGGCCAAGTCCAGGTGATCTGCCGCGTTGTGTACGCTGGGGATGTTGTTGTGGAGAACTGTTGTTGCAATGCAGCCTGCGGGGTAAAGAGGTTGGTTGCCAGGAAGGTGTTGTAGGGTACGAGCAAGGGGGAAATGGCCAGTTTGGTAGCCAATACGACTAGTAGGTATGCAGGCGATGCATAGTTGGTGTTGGAAGTATGGATGGTTGAGCCACTATGTTGCTTTAGCTGGAGGCAGGGCGAGGACCACATCGTCCATTATTTGAACGATTTGGTCGCTTTGTATTTCCATAAGGATAGTAGGTAGCAGCAACATCCAGTGTTGTAGGCGGAGATGCTAGGGTTTGCTGAGAACGACGAATCTCCTTCATACGAAGTTGTGATCGAGCAGTATCAAAACTTGGCATGGGTTGTTGAATGAATGCGGGAACAgtgttgtattcctccggaagGCCATAAACGAGTTGGATAACCAATCTCTTTTCATTCATGGGAAAATCAAGATCATGTAATCGATCAGACAGTGATCATCAACACCAGTACATTCAACAAATTTAAGATTAACAAATTTAAGATAAACAAATTTACTTACAAGGGTTGCAGCGTGATTACCTTTGTTGTCTTGAAAAAGTTTCTGAAGGTGACTCCAAATTTCTTGAGCAGTGGTGCCAGATTTGAGGACAGTAAGCATTAAATTTTTGGCCATGGTAGAGAACATCCATTGACGACAGAGAGCGTCTTGTTGTTTAACGGTATCGGCATCAAGATCCGCTGGCGTTGCTGATCCGTCAACGAGAAATACGAGACGGTGAGCTTGAAGGTGGAGTTCAAAAAGGAAAACCCATGAAAAGTATTCATCCTGTTTAATGCCTAGGAGAATAGGGATTAAGGTTTTGATATTTGCGACAACAAACGCCGGATGTAGAGGATTTTTATCACCTGCCATATgatttttagaagagaaaaaaaattgaaaagaagaGAATAAGATCGAGATTAGGATGATACCATGTTGTAATGTGAAATAATGTTCCTCCGAGAGCCTGTACCTCTCTTCGGTTGTTTTATATTATCTTCCTTAATGTCTGAATAATCTTCGGTTAATGTAGAGAATAACCAGAATAAAGGTAAGCAAGGTAAGACAATAATATCTAATCTATTAGTTAAAAATTCAAGGATTAATTATCACATCATTAGTTACAGATTCTTGGCATCTCAATAGATCACCAAGCTTAAATTTTATGAAGTACACGAACAACCATCCCACACCAACACTCAATTACATGAGAAGTATGTTTATTCACAATGCTTCACTGAACCAAAATCCATATTCTATCTTTCAAGCTCCCGGTTTATAGTTTATAGTTTATAGCCTTGGAAAGAACTTCCTCTTGCGTTTTATACCAAAGGGAGTCACCTCTTTGTTGCATCTGTCCTTTCCATGTCATACATGCTGAGGAAGATAACGACGAAAGTAAAACTCAGTTGACGAGAGATGAGATGCTCCAGACACACTAACTTGTGCTAAACCTGGCCGCCATTTATCATTTCCCATAGATTTAAGATACAGGTAACAAACAGGTGATTTAACACAGGGACCCGTAACTCGAAATTCATCTACAGTGCACATTTGGAAAGGCTTTTTTAGTTTCTCATCGTAGACATCAGGTTGTAACGGATCAACCTGTCTCTTGTGTTTGGAGTTCAAATGTTTCACCACAATGTCATTTGATTTTATATCTCCAAATCTAATGCTCACGTTGTTGGATGTTTCAGCACCATGTGCACATGTGGTTTGTATAATAACTGTGTAGCTGCAGTTCTCCTGCATAACATAGGAGAATAATTATTTATCcgcaaaaataattaaataaattgaaTCAAACTAGAACATAATCATGGAGTAGTCACAGTAGTCGGTAGAGAAGGAAAAAAATCAGTTAATATTCGAAGAAATTTAGAAATgtgattttgtaaaaaaaaaaaaaaaacagtggagCGAAGTTATGGTAGACACTACCAATATCCAATTTGCCAAGAATTTCTCACCTTCATTGGTGACACTGTTGAAAGATCATCTTCTTGCGCCAGTGTTGATCCAAAAATGACAAAACCAAATAGAACCCAGAAGGCAAAAATACATGTTTGGTTCCTCACCATCATCTTAATTTATTGATCAATCTCTTAAATTAACAAGAGACAGTTGTGAATTTCCTTTGACATGTCTATGCGTTTTTATAAAGCTCTTCAAAGCAACAGTAGGTTTAGTTGCCAGGTTCAAAAGTTAAAGATTCTAAGGCTTCTATAcaatttttagtgttttcttcgAATCCCATGTCTTGTTAAAAGAGTTTGATTCCTTATCTTTACCGCTTTACTGCTTCACTTTCTTTGGTATATGTTATGAGATAATTGGTATCGTTTGTTGCTAAACTTAATCAACTTTTTTGGTGTTTTCTTCCAAACCCATGTCTTGTTAAAAGAGTTTGATTCGTTATCTTTTACCGCTTTACTGCTTTACTTTCTTTGGTATATAATTCCTTGCTGATTATGAGCTAATTGATATCATTTGTTGCTAATCTTATTCAACTTTGggtttatgataaaaaaaaattggtttcgtttcatttttttttatttccacaTTTTCAATCTTCTCGAAAACATGGGATCTTTGAAAATTTTCAGATTCCTTGATATCTCATCTTCTTCAGATATTAAAGAAATACCTGATTCTGTCTCTAGTCTATGTAATATACAAAGATTGGATCTCTGTCATTGTAAGAGCTTAACCACCATTCCCAACTCTGTCACTGATATGAAATATCTAAAATTTCTTGATATGTCTTTTACACCTATTG contains:
- the LOC113342717 gene encoding embryo-specific protein ATS3A-like gives rise to the protein MVRNQTCIFAFWVLFGFVIFGSTLAQEDDLSTVSPMKENCSYTVIIQTTCAHGAETSNNVSIRFGDIKSNDIVVKHLNSKHKRQVDPLQPDVYDEKLKKPFQMCTVDEFRVTGPCVKSPVCYLYLKSMGNDKWRPGLAQVSVSGASHLSSTEFYFRRYLPQHV